The following coding sequences lie in one Catharus ustulatus isolate bCatUst1 chromosome 5, bCatUst1.pri.v2, whole genome shotgun sequence genomic window:
- the LOC116996963 gene encoding alcohol dehydrogenase 1-like isoform X2, giving the protein MATAGKVIRCRAAVAWAPGKPLSVEEVEVAPPKAGEVRIKLVATGICQTDEHLLQGCFPNAEFPVIPGHEGAGIVESIGEGVTSMKPGDKVIPLCHPQCGECSFCRNPETNYCQKSHFSEPQNLLPDKTSRFTCKGKQINHFLWVSTFAEYSVVPEHAVAKIDAAAPLDKVCLFGCGFSTGYGAAINTAKVKAGSTCAIFGLGGVGLSVVMGCKAAGAARIIAVDINKDKFAKAKELGATDCINPRDFKKPIQEVITEMTGQGVDYSFEAIGHADTMIAALASCNMNTGVCVMIGELDSGTDISINPTLLLTGRTWTGTLLGGWKMRDAIPKLISSYLEKKFNSDLLITHTLPFAKVNEGFELLRAGKSIRSILLF; this is encoded by the exons ATGGCCACTGCGGGAAAA GTTATTCGGTGCAGGGCTGCTGTTGCCTGGGCCCCAGGCAAGCCACTCTCTGTTGAGGAGGTGGAAGTTGCACCCCCTAAGGCAGGGGAAGTCCGGATCAAG CTTGTGGCCACAGGCATTTGTCAAACAGATGAACACCTCCTGCAAGGCTGCTTCCCCAATGCAGAATTCCCAGTTATCCCTGGCCATGAAGGAGCTGGAATTGTGGAAAGCATTGGAGAAGGAGTGACCTCTATGAAACCAG GTGACAAAGTCATCCCCCTTTGCCACCCACAGTGTGGCGAATGCAGCTTCTGCAGGAATCCTGAAACCAACTACTGCCAGAAGTCCCA TTTCTCTGAACCTCAAAACCTGCTGCCAGACAAGACCAGCAGATTCACTTGCAAAGGGAAACAGATCAACCACTTCCTGTGGGTCAGCACCTTTGCAGAATACTCTGTGGTCCCAGAGCATGCCGTTGCCAAGATAGATGCTGCGGCACCTCTGGACAAAGTCTGCTTGTTTGGCTGTGGGTTTTCCACAGGCTATGGGGCTGCCATCAACACAGCCAAG GTGAAAGCAGGCTCCACCTGTGCCATCTTCGGCCTGGGAGGAGTTGGCCTCTCTGTTGTCATGGGCTGcaaggcagctggagctgcccgcATCATTGCCGTGGACATCAACAAGGACAAGTTTGCCAAGGccaaggagctgggagccacTGACTGCATCAACCCTCGAGACTTCAAGAAGCCCATCCAGGAGGTGATCACTGAGATGACTGGGCAGGGCGTGGACTACTCCTTTGAGGCCATCGGGCACGCGGACACCATG ATTGCTGCCTTGGCTTCCTGCAATATGAACACTGGCGTCTGTGTCATGATTGGGGAACTGGATTCTGGTACAGACATTTCCATCAATCCCACGCTTCTGCTGACTGGCCGCACCTGGACAGGGACTCTGCTTGGAG GCTGGAAGATGAGAGACGCCATccccaaattaatttccagCTATTTGGAGAAGAAATTCAATTCAGACTTGCtgatcacacacacactgccATTTGCTAAAGTGAACGAGGGATTTGAGTTGTTACGTGCAGGAAAAAG TATCCGCAGTATCCTGCTCTTCTGA
- the LOC116996963 gene encoding alcohol dehydrogenase 1-like isoform X1 encodes MYQLPGTPFWTNPCLSCHTAPCHMSSSPCSAEQGPGTHTVASLPFPPPAECRGKEHGAFRLVATGICQTDEHLLQGCFPNAEFPVIPGHEGAGIVESIGEGVTSMKPGDKVIPLCHPQCGECSFCRNPETNYCQKSHFSEPQNLLPDKTSRFTCKGKQINHFLWVSTFAEYSVVPEHAVAKIDAAAPLDKVCLFGCGFSTGYGAAINTAKVKAGSTCAIFGLGGVGLSVVMGCKAAGAARIIAVDINKDKFAKAKELGATDCINPRDFKKPIQEVITEMTGQGVDYSFEAIGHADTMIAALASCNMNTGVCVMIGELDSGTDISINPTLLLTGRTWTGTLLGGWKMRDAIPKLISSYLEKKFNSDLLITHTLPFAKVNEGFELLRAGKSIRSILLF; translated from the exons ATGTACCAGCTGCCAGGGACGCCTTTTTGGACTAATCCTTGCCTAAGCTGTCACACAGCTCCATGTCACATGTCCTCCAGCCCTTGCTCTGCTGAACAAGGCCCTGGTACCCACACTGTGGCCTCCCTTCCATTTCCACCTCCAGCTGAGTGCAGAGGAAAGGAACATGGAGCATTCAGG CTTGTGGCCACAGGCATTTGTCAAACAGATGAACACCTCCTGCAAGGCTGCTTCCCCAATGCAGAATTCCCAGTTATCCCTGGCCATGAAGGAGCTGGAATTGTGGAAAGCATTGGAGAAGGAGTGACCTCTATGAAACCAG GTGACAAAGTCATCCCCCTTTGCCACCCACAGTGTGGCGAATGCAGCTTCTGCAGGAATCCTGAAACCAACTACTGCCAGAAGTCCCA TTTCTCTGAACCTCAAAACCTGCTGCCAGACAAGACCAGCAGATTCACTTGCAAAGGGAAACAGATCAACCACTTCCTGTGGGTCAGCACCTTTGCAGAATACTCTGTGGTCCCAGAGCATGCCGTTGCCAAGATAGATGCTGCGGCACCTCTGGACAAAGTCTGCTTGTTTGGCTGTGGGTTTTCCACAGGCTATGGGGCTGCCATCAACACAGCCAAG GTGAAAGCAGGCTCCACCTGTGCCATCTTCGGCCTGGGAGGAGTTGGCCTCTCTGTTGTCATGGGCTGcaaggcagctggagctgcccgcATCATTGCCGTGGACATCAACAAGGACAAGTTTGCCAAGGccaaggagctgggagccacTGACTGCATCAACCCTCGAGACTTCAAGAAGCCCATCCAGGAGGTGATCACTGAGATGACTGGGCAGGGCGTGGACTACTCCTTTGAGGCCATCGGGCACGCGGACACCATG ATTGCTGCCTTGGCTTCCTGCAATATGAACACTGGCGTCTGTGTCATGATTGGGGAACTGGATTCTGGTACAGACATTTCCATCAATCCCACGCTTCTGCTGACTGGCCGCACCTGGACAGGGACTCTGCTTGGAG GCTGGAAGATGAGAGACGCCATccccaaattaatttccagCTATTTGGAGAAGAAATTCAATTCAGACTTGCtgatcacacacacactgccATTTGCTAAAGTGAACGAGGGATTTGAGTTGTTACGTGCAGGAAAAAG TATCCGCAGTATCCTGCTCTTCTGA
- the LOC116996966 gene encoding alcohol dehydrogenase 1-like, which translates to MASGVIKCKAAVAWEAGKPLSIEEVEVAPPKAHEVRIKMVATGICHSDDHVLKGALPNVEFPVIPGHEGAGIVESIGEGVTSVKPGDKVIPLALPQCGECSFCRNPESNYCQKFHFSEPQNLLPDKTSRFTCKGRQINHFLWVSTFAEYSVVPEYAVAKIDAAAPLDKVCLFGCGFSTGYGAAINTAKVKAGSTCAIFGLGGVGLSVVMGCKAAGAARIIAVDINKDKFAKAKELGATDCINPRDFKKPIQEVITEMTGQGVDYSFEAIGHADTMITALASCNMNTGVCVMIGVTDSEISINPTLLLTGRTWKGTMFGGWKPRDSIPKLISSYLEKKFNSDLLITHTLPFAKVNEGFELLRAGKSIRSILLF; encoded by the exons GTTATTAAATGCAAGGCTGCTGTTGCCTGGGAGGCAGGTAAACCTCTCTCTATTGAGGAGGTGGAGGTTGCTCCACCAAAAGCTCATGAAGTTCGTATCAAG ATGGTGGCCACAGGCATCTGTCACTCAGATGATCACGTTTTGAAAGGTGCCCTGCCTAACGTAGAATTCCCAGTTATACCAGGCCACgaaggagctgggattgtgGAAAGCATTGGAGAAGGAGTGACCTCTGTGAAACCAG GAGACAAAGTCATCCCCCTTGCCCTCCCACAGTGTGGCGAATGCAGCTTCTGCAGGAATCCTGAATCCAACTACTGCCAGAAGTTCCA TTTCTCTGAACCTCAAAACCTGCTGCCAGACAAGACCAGCAGATTCACTTGCAAAGGGAGACAGATCAACCACTTCCTGTGGGTCAGCACCTTTGCAGAATACTCTGTGGTCCCAGAGTATGCCGTTGCCAAGATAGATGCTGCGGCACCTCTGGACAAAGTCTGCTTGTTTGGCTGTGGGTTTTCCACAGGCTATGGGGCTGCCATCAACACAGCCAAG GTGAAAGCAGGCTCCACCTGTGCCATCTTCGGCCTTGGAGGAGTTGGCCTCTCTGTTGTCATGGGCTGcaaggcagctggagctgcccgcATCATTGCCGTGGACATCAACAAGGACAAGTTTGCCAAGGccaaggagctgggagccacTGACTGCATCAACCCTCGAGACTTCAAGAAGCCCATCCAGGAGGTGATCACTGAGATGACTGGGCAGGGCGTGGACTACTCCTTTGAGGCCATCGGGCACGCGGACACCATG ATTACTGCCTTGGCTTCCTGCAATATGAACACTGGCGTCTGTGTCATGATTGGGGTAACGGATTCAGAGATTTCCATCAATCCCACGCTTCTGCTGACTGGCCGCACCTGGAAGGGGACGATGTTTGGAG GCTGGAAGCCAAGAGACTCCATccccaaattaatttccagCTATTTGGAGAAGAAATTCAATTCAGACTTGCTGATCACACACACGCTGCCATTCGCTAAAGTGAATGAGGGATTTGAGTTGTTACGTGCAGGAAAAAG TATCCGCAGTATCCTGCTCTTCTGA